In Oryza brachyantha chromosome 2, ObraRS2, whole genome shotgun sequence, a single window of DNA contains:
- the LOC102715544 gene encoding B3 domain-containing protein Os02g0683500, producing MEFTTSSRFSKEEDEEQDEPSRREIPFMTATTTAAEAAPAPTSSSSSPAHAASASASASVSASGRSPPFRSEDGAGASGSGGGGGGGEAEAVEKEHMFDKVVTPSDVGKLNRLVIPKQYAEKYFPLDSAANEKGLLLNFEDRAGKPWRFRYSYWNSSQSYVMTKGWSRFVKEKRLDAGDTVSFSRGVGEAARHRLFIDWKRRADTRDQLRLPRGLPLPMPLTSHYAPWGLGGGGGFFVPPSPPATLYEHRLRQGLDFRTFNHPAAPMGRQVLLFGSARIPPQAPLLARAPSPLHYTLQPSGVDGVRAAGSPVVLDSVPVIESPTTTAKRVRLFGVNLDNPHGGGAGESSNHGNALSLQTTPAWMRRDPTLRLLELPPHGAESSAASSPSSSSSSKRDAHSALDLDL from the coding sequence ATGGAGTTCACTACAAGCAGTAGGTTTTCTaaagaggaggatgaggagcaGGACGAGCCATCCAGGCGAGAGATCCCCTTCATGACGGCCACGACCACGGCCGCGGAAGCTGCGCCTGCGcctacgtcgtcgtcgtcatctccTGCTCACGCGGCTTCCGCGTCAGCGTCGGCGTCCGTGTCTGCGTCGGGAAGAAGCCCTCCCTTTCGCTCTGAGGATGGCGCCGGAGCGTCTgggagcggcggtggcggcggcggcggcgaagcggaggcggtggagaaGGAGCACATGTTCGACAAGGTTGTGACGCCGAGCGACGTGGGGAAGCTGAACCGGCTGGTGATCCCGAAGCAGTACGCCGAGAAGTACTTCCCGCTGGACTCGGCGGCGAACGAGAAGGGCCTCCTGCTCAACTTCGAGGACCGCGCGGGGAAGCCATGGCGCTTCCGCTACTCCTACTGGAACAGCAGCCAGAGCTACGTGATGACCAAGGGGTGGAGCCGCTTCGTCAAGGAGAAGCGCCTGGACGCCGGGGACACCGTCTCCTTCTcccgcggcgtcggcgaggccgcgcgccaccgcctctTCATCGACTGGAAGCGCCGAGCCGACACCCGCGACCAGCTGCGCTTGCCTCGCGGGCTCCCGCTCCCGATGCCGCTGACGTCCCACTACGCCCCGTGgggcctcggcggcggaggggggttcttcgtgccgccgtcgccgcccgccacgcTCTACGAGCACCGACTCCGGCAAGGGCTGGACTTCCGCACCTTCAACCACCCTGCCGCCCCGATGGGGAGGCAGGTCCTCCTTTTCGGCTCGGCCAGGATTCCTCCGCAAGCACCACTGCTGGCGcgcgcaccgtcgccgctgcacTACACGCTGCAACCgagcggcgtcgacggcgtaAGGGCCGCAGGCTCACCGGTGGTGCTCGACTCGGTGCCGGTCATCGAAAgcccgacgacgacagcaAAGCGCGTGCGGCTGTTCGGCGTGAACCTCGACAacccgcacggcggcggcgccggtgagtCGAGCAATCATGGCAATGCACTGTCATTGCAGACGACGCCCGCGTGGATGAGAAGGGATCCTACGCTACGGCTGCTGGAATTGCCTCCCCATGGCGCCGAGTCGTCCGCTGCATcgtctccgtcgtcgtcgtcttcctccaaGAGGGACGCGCATTCAGCGTTGGATCTCGATCTGTAG